In Euphorbia lathyris chromosome 10, ddEupLath1.1, whole genome shotgun sequence, the DNA window acAGTGTATCCCAGTGTGCATCAGGCCATATGTACACATCTCCCCCAACATAACCATTCCTATTCATATAGCCGTTGTAAAATAGGATGATATAGAAATATCCATCTTCAGGATCTGCATTACAATAAATGATTACTCACATACAGTTTTACATAAAGAACAAAGGAAATAAATGATTTCAATAATACAATGGCATACACTTTTACCTAACacacaaaagaaataaatgacTTCCCACATATATATTAACTACAAAAAGTTAATATTAAAATACTCACAAACAGTTAACAAAATAAATGCTTTACTAGAATAAACAATtccatgattaaacaattacCCCAAATATCCTACAACATATATAATAACTACAAACACTGCACATTATAGTACTCACAAACAGTTAACAAAAATCAATGCTTTCCTGGAATAAACAATACCATTATTAACCAATTGCCCCAAATACCCTACCACATATATATTAACTACAAAAAGTTAACATTAAAATACTCACATGGTCTGTCTATGCCAGACACCGTTTTTCCTTTCTGTCTACTGGTCCCTGGAAAAGTCGAGTTTTTCTTACGTCGAGTCATACTGTTCACAGTGACCTGCCCATATAAAGAAGACAAATTACAAATTGGGAAAATCCACCTTTTGCACACTATTTGCCCGTACTATTCTTATATAGAGACGACATATTTGAAATTTGGAAAAATCCCAACAGGAAAACCATTAAAATCACGATAGTTTACAAGAAGATAAaccttgaaattttgaaaagtCCTTTAAGAAAAATACTCCGTTAACCCAAGAAAACATGGTTTGCAACACGAGAAAGCAAAGGATTTGGGCAAATCCTTTCCAGATAAAAATTACGTAAATACAAGACGCCATGATCAACGAGTTCACTTACATGCACGATATCTGGATTCGAGTGTCCCACATGTAACGACGATGAGAGGAGAGAAGAGAAATTTATCCCGAAAGCTTTTGGGTTTCTGTGTTTTTTCTTCCTCTTTGTTCTAGGGTTTTCAAATCGACGTCGAAGAGAGAAGATAACAACAATTTATGCCGAAGGAAGTCGATGAGTTGatagatagagagagagaatgGAAATGAAGTCTGTAGGTGCTTTGGAAGAAGAGAAGACAGTTCCCAAGACTAATTTGGAGGGAAATAATAAAAGGGGTATATAAGTCTTTTTGCATTCCAGGGACACATTTTTAATTAGTTGGAAGTGGAATTAGATGACGTGGCATCGTTGAACTtagttgaccggtcataataaCCGGGTGTACATTTTAGTGTGAGGTCATCTGAAGTtcgtacactttagtgtgcaaaatcaaaggttgtacaccaaagtgtgataacaggtaaatgttgtacaccacgtatgtaatttaccccctaAGTGGAGCTTTAACCTTCATTAATGTTGAATTCTTGAGGGACTCTGATGAGTGCGTTTGGAGACTTCCTCTACACAGAATCAAACGTGCAATGCCGGAAAAACACCCACTGCCATTATTGCTGCCTGAATCATGACTCGTTCTTTgatattaacttttttttaccaATAATATAAATCGACAGACAGGCGGGAAGGCTATGGACTTAGATTTCAAAGAAACTTTTTGGGTAATGGAATTGGAAACTGAAAAGAGTAGTAATGAAGCGGGTATCATGTTGACCTTGTTGAATTCACACTAATAAACATTAGGCGTTTCAACATTTGAGAGAGGAGTTAGAAAGGGAAAGGGTGAGAGTGAGGGTGAGGGTGATccaaggaaggaaggaagaagaagagggtataaatgtaattttatgttagggagtcaaattttgactttttgactggtcaaactgctgacgtggcacgttgaccggtcatttttacctgccgtacaccaaagtgggaggtcacctataagttcataTATATTAGCGACacaaattaaaggttgtacaccgaAGTGTCAAAACGGACAAACGTTGTACACCATtggtgaaatttaccctttCTTACAAATTGGTCCAAAATCAAATGAGTTATAAACaaaaaacaatatatttttatatttatacctAAACTTTATCATATTTACACTTTGAtacctaaaatttatttttacacttaaaattattactttaaatatttaaatgcaCGTTTATTCTAATTTTGACTTTGGTTTTGCCGGATTTCTCTTGAACCCTGGGTCAGGTTGCTTGCGGGACTGTTTGGGTTGCTTCTAGTGATGGGTTATCTCTGGATTTCGTCGCGGTTCTTCTCGTGCTTTTGACAATTATAGCTTGCTGATACGGATGACTCTTTTTCTTCACGCTTTTCCTATTTCTTTGGATCATCTCTACTTCTCACTGCCTCGTAATTCCTTATGAGATTTTTACCATTTTCTCTGGTTAAATTTTTGATTTACATTCAaggattaatatttttttatttaaatatatgtgATCATTGCTAACGTTATATGTGGTTGAGCTTGTAGCTATCGAGTCTGTGTTATGATAAAGAAAATAAGCTTTTATTGTGAACTTCCGCAAATTAGTTTCAATAGACAATTTAAAATGTTTTGAGTGGGTTGTCTAAGGTTATCTGTGTTCAGGGACGGAACCGGGGGGTttggggctcgagccccggcagctggtccgaatttttttttttatatcaaaacGAGGTCGTTTTGCTCGTTTTGATTTAAATGAAAATCAGAGGCAAAATAAAGGGCAGAGCACCTAATAACTAAGTGGGCGACTATATACCGCCCTTAAATTTCAGTTCACCGCCCTGTATTGAcccttttgcccttctcattatttcaaacataagttttgaaaattccAAATCCTCTCAACTTATTTTCCATTCTCAAAAAAACCGACCTAAAACGAGATGGCACGAAGAGGAGGCATCGGCAAAGGATACATGGGTATTACGGTaagtatttccataaaaaattTAACGAATTCGTGAGAAATTGGGCTGAAAATCGGGATTAAAATACCAGAATTTCAGCTAGGCGGGCGACCCGCACCatctccacctacggtggaacgcatgaactatgcgttccaccgtaggtggagatGGTGCGGGACGAGCGATCCATCGTATGGTGGATCGCACGACGCACGCGCTCCATGGTAAGGTGGAACGCGCGGCGCATGCGCTCCACCATGCGGTGGATCGTTCGTCGTGCGCGTTCCACCTAAGGTGGAACGCGTACAAGACGTGCGCTCCACCGCATGGTGGAGCGCACGCGCCACCCGTTTGGCCTAAGGGCCAAACGTTTGCGGCGCACTGGTCGGCCCTAAGGCCGACTGGTGCGCCGCACCCGTTTGGACCATAGGGCAGGTGGTGTAAGCCACCCGTCCAGGCCAAAAAGGggcaaattttgattttttttaaaaaaaattgtacggaccgggcgtaggcagacccaaacatatataaaaaaaattatgttaaattgaatatactaaataaataatattacaggaTCAGGAGGGATCTGACCCTAGACGCACATCTTCACGTCCTGTTACTGCATCTGCTCGGCGGGACCGGGCGGAGCAGCAACGGTTCATGGCGGACGCCCGGAGGGCACATGCTGCACAGGCGGAGCGTGCTGAGGGACAGGATGAGGCGGCTGATATAGACATGGACGGGGATGCTTCTATGCATCGTCCTAGTGCTGATACTATCCCCATAGATCGTGGCGTcgtgacgaggggtcgagacggacgattttcttctaccgcagcatcttcttctggtaagagaaatttaaaaatgtgtttatttgtatttgtgttaattgtgattattgaaaaatataccAAAAATATAATGTAAACCGTttgctgtaatttcaggtagcagcaagcgatcgaggagtgtagaggatgactggGTTGTGAAGGACCCCGTCCCCGGGGGTCCATTTGATGGTGCTGTGATCCCGAGCTTTTTGGGACATATTGCACGTGCTATCTGTTAGAGGTGCAGGACTCGGCGGCTGGAGCCGTTGGACTTTCTTGGGGatcagctgcactagcatatatataccgtcatcttggtattgctaccagaggagattgcgggcagatgacgggttgtatgacattgctccagtcctagatttacgagtattttccttgcttcaggccacatcgagaggcagttacagttgacccggatcttcctagggcttcgttgtggccatctatatcgatggagaagagcgatgagcggctgagagcatttcgtgcccggcttgatgtgttgacagcagatgaggtatacttgctatataattataaatactgttcaattaaaacaaatttgtattacttgtatgtgttaatgtaattttatacatctgtaggtcatgtggatgccgtatggcCCTGATGCCATTACTGAGACCCCGAGGACTCTATATTCTGGATGGATACGGTATcgggatgtgatcgagccgtacatGTCGGGGCGATGCCTTCGACAGCTTGGACATGTGCAGACCATTCCTAGACCGATATTGCAGCCTTCTAAGGCTGTTCGCCCGTGGACCAGTTTGAAGTATCGTGTAGAGGTGCCAGCTGTGATGGTGCAGGGTATTTGGGACTCTTTTCCCCAGTCGTCCGTCCTTATACTGTCTGTATTCACTCCAGCACATACTCCATCAGATTGTGAGGATCAGTACATGCATTGGTACACCCGTCACTCACACCCTCGTCTACTTCCGGATATTGTTGCACCCGGACCGACTGTTTATACTCGCTCGAACAGTGagattgtaagttatttttggtttttctttactGGTCTAGTaatgtgaaatgatatttactgaAATGTGAAGTGATATTAACCTTGTTTTTTGTTCCTTACTTTTTACAGTGGGTTAGTCGATTATCTGGCTGGGGTGAAACTGTGTTGGATCACATGAGTCAGCTGGACGAGGATGCTGCGATTGTATATAGGCAGTCGTTAGAGCAGATTATGGGtgcttggcatttggccaagtgagTTATGACTGTATTTTGAAGTATTTTAGTACTATTTTGAGTGAATTTGGTGGATTGATATTTTAGTACTATTATGacagaatttggttttttttgTGGTACGTTTTGTTATTATTGCAAATTTAAGAATACATTAGAACGACATAAACGGCATAAACTAGCAccaggtctctaccttcaaacgcgtccctcctcattttgtccctgtaattatatatgtgtttaattactgagttgtcctctgggtgtttttctttaactgctgctaaaatagcacaaggctttgcttgagctgaagacatatcacgcacaatttgtttagatgcgatactgagtccgctcatttgccgacttccctctggatacatacgcattgtatggttatgcattccagttaacccagccttagcctttatcccccatcccgaaaggtctgcatgttgataggctttaatctgaaatttacagcggcacgctttagttttacttttcctaattgcaggatcttcatcatttttcacaacacctctatatcgttcaccccgtgaacagcgCAACAACTTCTGTTTTCCCCCATttttgtgcgaagatattacaagctcaaacccattctgaatagctatcttttttgcccaatcaatagcatcctgactggaggggaaaacggtatccgttatgaaacgcgaactataatcaatgttatcggggttccaatcttctatcggtacctgaatataTGAAAAGTTGacattaaaattacaaaaaaaatacttcGGGGCTATTTCTCCCGTTCAAAATTAATTCGGGGCAATTTCTGCCCATTTTGGCCTGAACGGGCAGGCTACCCGTTTCACCATAGGTGGAAACGGGCAGCGCGTACTGCCCGTTCCAAaggtggaacgggtggcgcgtaccacccgttccatgggtggagcgggtggcgcgtaccacccgttccttaggccgaacgggtagttcatccgttcggcctaaggaacgggtggtaatcgccacccgcccaggcaaaaaccgaataaaaaaaaaaagctaaataacgtttttaattctcgtaatattacctcgtgttcgaactcatggtcttcgggaatgttttgatccatttttttcaaatccgggatttgtgctcgggagagaaaactAGAGAGAGTTTTGAAGGTTTTAGGGGGAAAAAATGACAAGGGTAAAATGGTCAAAACAGTGCGGTGAACCGGAAATTAGGGGCGGTATTTAGCAATACTCTATAACTGATCGCTAATTCATTGTCGAACAGCATCACGCGCAGAGGAATCACACACCGCCGGCGCAAGGGAATCGCACAAGAGGAGAGGAGCAGCCACCGGTCGTTGTTGTCGGTCACCGGTCGTTGTCGTCGGTCACCGGTCAGTCGCTGCTTGCTTGCTTAACGCAAAACGCAaggtgatttttctttttcttttgctgctTGATTGTCACCACCTCTCTCTAGATTGAGTACATAAATTTTggtgatttttcttttgctgCTTGCTTATATGTTTAGAAAGAATTGAgattatgaattttgattgaATTGGGGTTGAAATTGGGATTATGAATTGGGGCTTATGAATTGGGATTATGAATTGGGGCTTATGAATTTGGATTGAATTGTGATTGAAATTGGGATTATGAATTGGGGCTTATGAATTGGGATTGAATTTGGGATTATGATTTGGGATTGAAATTGGGATTATGAATTGGGATTATGAATTgctgatatgtttgagccccgggTCATCAGGGTCCTGGTTCTGCCACTGTCTGTGTTGACTGCTCAAACTTGTTAGATTTGTGAAAGCTTCTCAAATTTCTTAAGATACAGATACATCATCCTCAATTGCTCAAGTTGTCTTAATTTTATCAAAAGATGTCAGCCTCATTTTTTGGGGTGCTGTGGCTCATGGTTTATGGTTTCTAGCGGTTTTAGGGGCTCTTGGCTCATATTTTAGGGGTTTAATGTTGTTTTGGTTGCCTTTGTCTCACAGATTCATTTTTGACCCATATAAAAATGGTGTTTTGATTGCAGCCGGTGAAACGATTTAGGAAGAGTAGCTATTTCTTGTTTCACTTGCGTGGGATAGTGCGTAATCTAATTTGAATTGGACTTTGGAATGGAGAATGACGATGATTTCACATTTTGCCAGGCAAGTTGAATATTTAAATACGATGGAATCAGCCTCTTAATCTGCTTGTCTAAATTTGATTTGATCAACTGCAAATTGTCACTAAAATTGTGTCAATTATAGCTGTTTTCTGGATGTTgttatatcctttttttttattgaggcTTTATCTTACATTATCATCAGGTCGGTGCATCGATTTCTCAAGACGACCTTGGACCTAAGAACCGTGCTACAGATATTGGTGTAAACATAGAAGATGAGTTTCTGAATGGTACAGATAGTGGAGAAAGTAGCAGCATGCTTTGGAATTGGAAAGATGGAATATCAAATAATGCTACTTCAAAGAAGGaagaaactgttggttcttTGTCTTTTAATGTTATTGATGCAGCAACCCTCAAAAAACCTAATGATTTATCTGCAAAAGTGGCATCTTTAGATGTTGGAACCAAATTACCAAATTTACAAGAGCAAAAGTCTCCGGCTAAAAAGCCTGCATCTCGTGCCAAGGTTCCTTTTGAGAAAGGTTATAGTCAAATGGACTGGCTTAAGCTTACACGAACTCATCCAGATCTTGCAGGTACTTCTCATTGTTCCAGATAAAACTTACCCCCTTGTTATTTTTATTGGCTTCCTACTTTGTTTGTGTTGAATGCCTAATACTGATGTAATGTTCCAATTCTC includes these proteins:
- the LOC136209952 gene encoding cytochrome b5 domain-containing protein RLF — protein: MENDDDFTFCQVGASISQDDLGPKNRATDIGVNIEDEFLNGTDSGESSSMLWNWKDGISNNATSKKEETVGSLSFNVIDAATLKKPNDLSAKVASLDVGTKLPNLQEQKSPAKKPASRAKVPFEKGYSQMDWLKLTRTHPDLAGLKGQSNMRRISMNEVKQHNVEGSMWTVLKGRVYNLSPYMRFHPGGVDMLMKAVAKDCTSLFNKYHAWVNEDFLLEKCLVGILDDGH